TTTGAGCAACAACTCATGCAATGCACCAGGATACATGGCCATGTTTGGTGGCTGGGAAGTGCCCATCCTTCCCCTCGGGTTCGTGTCAGGTACGGTAGCTCCCGTATCTGCACGGTCTTGGTCGCGGTCGCTCTCCCTCTCCGGAAGATTAAACTTGGCAGTCTTCTTGGCGCGGCGACGAACCGGCAGCATCCGTGAAATGGATTCAGACATGGCCTTGAACCCTCCTTGTGTCTCGTAATGCAAGTAAGGAACAAAAGCCGTAACCCGTGAAGTCGAGTTATCCCGGTCCGCCTGGTCTGTTAGGTCATGACACTTGGCGGATTCGACGCACATACTGGTGTGGCGTGGAAAAGTGGCCGGTTGAAGCAGCCTTGTGTTGTCTGCATAATGTGATAATCTCCGAGGGCACGGCTCATGCCCAGATCAGACTTCATGACATCCGTGAGGCCTGTTGCTgagccgccctcggcaagATGTCGCCGTGCAAGGTCCTAAACTGTCAGCGGACGGTAAGAGGCTCCGCGGAAGCACACACCTCGACCCATTCTGCCTATCATCCGAGTCAGCGTTCCTCGCCACAAACGGTCTGCAATACGTACATTGTTAGCAGGCAAATGATACCACCGCACCGCGGGCTTGGCGTCAATGATGCCTTGCCGCGTCGAGTTCATGATGGCGTTGGCTCCGATGCCGTATATCATGTCGTAAACCGACGCTGTCTTATGGATGCGCTCCTCAGAGTCGCCGATGAAGaactcgacgacgctgatTTTGAAAGCATGGCAGGCGCTTTGCTTGTCTatgtcctcgagctgcggaGGGACACGAACGGCCGGCGCGAGCGTCCTTCGTCTGATAGGCCGTTTCCCTGGACCCGATATGTCGGGTCCGCGCAGGAGTTGCGTCGCCCTGAGGATGCGTATGATGTCGCCGCTTCGGGCGAGCCCTTCTGCTGTGTGACCGTCGTTTGTCGTGACGTCCTTGTCGGCTCCGTACTGAAGCAGCAATCGTGTCATAGGCACGCTGCCGATAACCAGGGCGCGGAGCAGGGGCGTCCATCCATAAATGTCCCTAAAGTCAACCTGGGCACCATTGTCCAAAAGGAGCTGTGCCAGGTCCAAATCATCGGCATCAGCACAGAGATAAAGCGCGGATTGCAGGGTCGACGCattgacggcctcgacgtttGCGCCGTattcgagcagcagcctcggaATGGCTAGCGACCGTAGGTTGGCGGTTACGGTGGCCGCCAGAGCCAAGGAGGGCCAGCCAACGCCatcggcagcctcgacgtTGGCACCGCtttcgagcagcagctggacaACCGAGGCATGGccgttgatgacggcgaggtgCAAGGCAGCGCGGCCAGTGGTGGGCtctttggcgaggacgaggctgcgATGCTCGCTAAGAAGGTCCCGAACGAGCTCCAGCTCTCCATCCtgcgcggcgttgaggagaGCCGTTTCTCGGGCGCCTGGCATGGATGGGACGAGGTCCATGGCGGGTGCGGATCGCGGGTGCGGCTTGGTTTATCAACGTAGCGTGCGGGCCATGCCGTTGCGAAACTCTGTTGACGACGtaggaggcggtggtgggcggagCTGCCTGTGGTCTGGCGATGTCTGCTtgcctggtggtggtgtcaAGTGGATTAGTAGCACTAACGTATGGTTCGGGGATGGGCATGAGGTGAGGCGAGTAGCGCAGCTCAATGCCCAGCAGACGCGACAAGGAAAgcgcgcctgccgcccgcctgcctgcctcctgCCGCAGACGCTGCAACTCATCTCAGCCGGCAATTACCGCGGTTGAGTGCTTCATTTTCAGTACGCTATACGCGTCACTCGTTGCAATTCGATCTTCTGCCTCATTTCAATCCTTGAGACCGTCCACAATTGCGCTCGATTTGCACTCTGCGCTCTGGCTTGCACCTGGTCCAACACTTTTCTTGTCGTTGTCACGTAGCGCTGACAAACGAAACATGTCGCTCGAGCCAGATCCGCGCAACCAAGGCGGTCCTGCACCGCCCGCGTTCAGCTTCACCTTTGATCCGTCCCTGGCTCTGTACAACGTACCACTGCAGACATATCTCGACTCGCACCCCGAGTTCGACGCCATTGCCGCCGGGGCTCTCGTCTTTTCCCGCGACCCAGCCACCGGCGCTCGCCGCATCCTTCTTCTGCAGCGTGCAGCCCACGACTCCATGCCGCTGCGATGGGAGATTccgggcggcgcctgcgaccacgacgaccccTCACTTCTACATGGACTCGCGCGCGAGCTATGGGAAGAGAGCCGCGTTGTGTTGCGCCATGTCTCCAGGCTGGTGACTCTGGGCTCTGGCGCGCGTGAACTGGGCAAGGGCTCTCAAGATGgtgccgtcttcttctcgcgcCGAGGTCTGCGCATCATCAAGTATTCTTTCTTGGTAGAGGCTGAGGAGCCTGTAGAGATCGTGTTGGATCCGAACGAACATGCGCAGTTCCTATGGGCGACGGAGGAAGAGGTCCGCGCGGgcaaggtcggcgacgtgAAGCTTACCATGACAACGGATCAGCAAGCAGCCACCATTCGGGAAGCTTTTCGGCTTGCTACTCAATAGCGCTCGGCAACGCAAATTTTCGACAACCTTGAGCTTCAAGAAGCCGTTCGATTAGCATGGCCGTTCAGACATCCAAGTCTTGAATTAAGATACTTCGAACAAACTCATATAGAACACATTTACGGCCCAATCctcttgagctccttgtctttgcccgccgccagcaactTCAACACCACCTTACCCTCCCCGTTTTTAACCTTGAGacaaagcagcagctccagtcCCTCGAGCACAAATGCCCGGTACTCGTCTTCACCCTCTACAGTGGCCATCGGCAGTGCGGCGGGCAAAAGTCTTATGTCGGCGAGCCCATCATAGTCAACCACGGGCttcccgtcgccgtctgcctTGATGGCCAAACCGTGCTTTCCGTCCGTCCATTTACCCACCCAGGGCTGCCAGGCCTTTC
This sequence is a window from Purpureocillium takamizusanense chromosome 8, complete sequence. Protein-coding genes within it:
- a CDS encoding uncharacterized protein (COG:S~EggNog:ENOG503P7FT), coding for MSLEPDPRNQGGPAPPAFSFTFDPSLALYNVPLQTYLDSHPEFDAIAAGALVFSRDPATGARRILLLQRAAHDSMPLRWEIPGGACDHDDPSLLHGLARELWEESRVVLRHVSRLVTLGSGARELGKGSQDGAVFFSRRGLRIIKYSFLVEAEEPVEIVLDPNEHAQFLWATEEEVRAGKVGDVKLTMTTDQQAATIREAFRLATQ